From a region of the Aeoliella mucimassa genome:
- the murQ gene encoding N-acetylmuramic acid 6-phosphate etherase yields the protein MLDHLTTEARNPASEMLDSLSPLEIVQLISSEDAKVASAVAEQATSIAKAIEMVTPRLANGGRLIYFGAGTSGRLGVLDAAECPPTFNADPSQVIGLIAGGKQAITTAVEGAEDNPALGAKDLENLNLSSNDAVIGIATSGRTPYVLGGLEYAQTVGAYCIGLACNRDAELTTRCDLNIIPVVGPEIISGSTRMKAGTATKMVLNMISTGVMIRLGKTYGNLMVDLRATNSKLLARAKRIVATSTNLSESEAGKLLDECNGEVKTAILASLANHSPEKARELLAANDGHLQHAISTASSTNGVAVK from the coding sequence ATGCTGGATCATCTAACAACCGAGGCACGAAATCCTGCATCTGAGATGCTCGATTCTCTCTCGCCCCTAGAGATTGTGCAGCTCATTAGTTCCGAGGATGCCAAGGTTGCATCGGCGGTCGCAGAGCAAGCTACGTCTATTGCTAAGGCGATCGAAATGGTCACCCCCCGTTTAGCAAACGGCGGGCGGTTGATCTATTTCGGCGCTGGCACCTCCGGCCGCTTGGGCGTGTTGGATGCTGCAGAGTGCCCACCGACGTTCAATGCCGATCCGTCGCAAGTGATCGGTCTCATCGCTGGCGGTAAGCAAGCCATCACCACTGCGGTGGAAGGTGCCGAAGACAACCCCGCGCTGGGAGCCAAGGACCTGGAGAATCTGAACCTGTCGAGCAACGATGCGGTAATCGGAATCGCTACCAGCGGACGCACTCCTTACGTTTTAGGCGGTTTGGAGTACGCCCAAACCGTTGGTGCTTACTGCATCGGCCTGGCGTGCAACCGCGATGCGGAACTCACCACGCGATGCGACTTGAACATCATTCCGGTGGTCGGCCCCGAGATCATTAGCGGCTCTACCCGCATGAAGGCTGGCACCGCGACGAAGATGGTGCTCAACATGATCAGCACTGGAGTGATGATCCGACTCGGTAAGACCTACGGGAACCTGATGGTCGACCTGCGAGCCACCAACTCAAAGCTACTGGCCCGCGCGAAACGAATCGTCGCGACTTCGACCAATCTATCGGAGTCAGAAGCTGGTAAACTACTCGACGAGTGCAACGGCGAGGTGAAGACCGCCATCCTGGCCTCGTTGGCCAACCACTCTCCCGAAAAGGCGAGAGAACTGCTGGCTGCCAACGACGGACACCTGCAACACGCGATTAGCACCGCTTCGTCGACCAATGGTGTCGCTGTAAAGTAG
- the ggt gene encoding gamma-glutamyltransferase — protein sequence MNPIATDAATEVFEEGGNAIDAAISAALTLAVVDGHNSGIGGGCLILIRTADGKLVAIDGRERAPGKASADMFMVDGVPNGEASQTGPLAAGVPGALAAYDKARSLHGTKPLSRLLEPGIAAATDGFVIDEHLGEVLRAKEAKLKLFEGTRQVYFKPNGRVVTTGDHFKQPQLAHTMQSVADHGIEWFYKGEYAEQVEKWMAANGGMLSAADFASYEAVSRPPVMSTYRDYKVVGFPPPSSGGVHVAQSLNMLEEYDLKAIEARSEVEKIHLVSEVFSRAFADRAYWLGDADHVNVPKGLIDKQYASELSETIDLDKAVAVPSHGTPPQWRQDLFGRHTTHITAADSDGNWVAITATVNTSFGSGVVIPGTGVVLNNEMDDFSIHPGEPNAFGLLGSENNAIAPGKRPLSSMSPTILLNQKDEPVMTIGAAGGPKIITQVVLGIIRFVDFQYPAEEILSEPRYHHQWRPNQLGVEDSMPRELVEELANRGHEIRTLPSGGVSQAIIKNGRGQLTAVADPRVPGKAAGK from the coding sequence GTGAACCCCATCGCGACCGATGCTGCGACCGAGGTGTTCGAGGAAGGTGGCAATGCCATCGATGCGGCGATTTCCGCCGCGTTAACACTTGCCGTGGTCGATGGTCACAACTCGGGCATCGGCGGCGGGTGCTTAATCCTCATTCGCACAGCCGATGGCAAGCTTGTCGCGATCGACGGTCGCGAACGCGCGCCCGGCAAGGCCTCGGCCGATATGTTCATGGTCGACGGAGTCCCAAATGGCGAGGCGAGTCAAACAGGCCCGCTCGCAGCAGGCGTGCCCGGCGCGCTGGCGGCCTACGACAAGGCCCGCTCGCTACATGGCACAAAGCCCCTGTCGCGATTGCTCGAGCCAGGCATTGCTGCGGCCACCGATGGCTTTGTGATCGACGAACATCTGGGAGAAGTGCTGCGAGCCAAAGAAGCCAAGCTCAAGTTATTCGAAGGCACTCGGCAAGTCTACTTCAAGCCAAACGGCCGAGTCGTTACTACCGGCGATCACTTCAAGCAGCCCCAGTTGGCTCACACCATGCAGTCGGTGGCCGACCATGGAATCGAGTGGTTCTACAAGGGAGAGTATGCCGAACAAGTCGAAAAGTGGATGGCCGCTAACGGTGGAATGCTCTCCGCGGCCGACTTCGCCAGCTACGAAGCGGTGAGTCGCCCGCCAGTCATGTCGACCTATCGCGACTACAAGGTCGTCGGTTTTCCGCCGCCGAGCAGCGGTGGAGTGCATGTTGCTCAGTCGCTAAATATGCTGGAGGAGTACGACCTGAAGGCAATTGAAGCACGTTCGGAAGTCGAGAAGATTCATCTGGTATCCGAGGTCTTCTCCCGGGCGTTTGCCGATCGCGCGTATTGGCTCGGTGATGCCGACCACGTGAACGTACCCAAAGGCCTGATCGACAAGCAATACGCCAGCGAATTGAGTGAAACGATTGATCTCGACAAGGCGGTAGCCGTACCGAGCCATGGCACACCCCCTCAGTGGCGGCAGGATTTGTTCGGCAGGCACACGACTCATATCACCGCGGCCGATAGCGACGGAAACTGGGTCGCAATTACCGCAACCGTGAACACGTCGTTCGGCTCTGGCGTGGTAATTCCCGGTACCGGTGTGGTGCTGAATAACGAGATGGATGACTTTTCCATTCATCCAGGCGAGCCCAACGCGTTTGGCTTGCTTGGCTCAGAAAATAACGCAATCGCACCCGGCAAGCGACCACTTTCTAGTATGAGTCCGACTATTCTGCTAAACCAAAAAGACGAGCCCGTGATGACGATCGGCGCGGCCGGTGGTCCGAAGATCATTACCCAAGTGGTTTTGGGGATCATTCGTTTTGTCGATTTTCAGTACCCGGCCGAGGAAATACTCAGCGAACCTCGATACCACCACCAATGGCGTCCCAACCAATTGGGAGTGGAAGACTCGATGCCACGTGAATTGGTAGAGGAACTTGCCAACCGTGGTCACGAAATCCGGACACTTCCCAGCGGGGGAGTTAG
- a CDS encoding sodium:solute symporter family transporter: protein MHAIDYWVIALYLLSTTGLGIWLGRGQTSQTDFFLGGRELPAFALLLSIVATETSTVTFLSIPGKSFVTGGNLFYLQLAVGYIVGRLIVVAILLPLHFAGRPVTAYAIFEQRFGVRTRQAASAIFLLARTAGDGLRLFLTALALQQTIGWPAEVCVAVIAVVTGCYALFGGVKSVVWNDCLQFVVYTIGALIVLGMIVNRVPGGLSEIVQFANETGRSRLLDFSFDPNASHITFWSGLFGGAFLTLATHGADQLIVQRYLCAKNKRSAGWALALSGPLVMVQFAVFLCVGIGLACYFSHFDSARLNLAGDQALANFVVNDVGIGVRGVILAAVFAAAMSTLSSSVNSSASSLLDDLAAPWTRGMSDSAGLMAARVTTLFFTIAQAGVALLAYSWVTDMAIVDQVLAIAGFSAGLLLGLYFLGLSMGTAKSWQAIAALAVGGCVTGTALFNGVNGFWFPVIGSGTTLLTGVLLIKLSPSSSETVQS, encoded by the coding sequence ATGCATGCCATTGATTACTGGGTTATCGCTCTCTATCTGCTCTCGACTACGGGGTTAGGGATTTGGCTCGGGCGAGGGCAAACCTCGCAAACCGACTTCTTTCTCGGGGGACGCGAGTTACCCGCGTTTGCCTTGCTGCTCTCGATCGTTGCAACCGAAACCAGCACCGTGACTTTCCTGAGTATTCCGGGAAAGTCGTTTGTAACGGGGGGAAACCTGTTTTACCTCCAGTTGGCGGTTGGCTACATCGTCGGCCGTTTAATCGTGGTGGCCATCCTATTACCTCTGCATTTTGCAGGACGACCGGTCACCGCCTACGCGATTTTTGAACAACGCTTTGGTGTCCGCACCCGTCAGGCAGCCTCGGCGATTTTTCTGCTCGCCCGCACCGCTGGTGATGGACTGCGACTGTTCCTCACCGCTTTGGCGTTGCAGCAGACCATCGGCTGGCCAGCAGAAGTATGTGTTGCTGTCATCGCGGTGGTCACCGGCTGCTACGCCTTGTTCGGCGGGGTGAAGAGCGTGGTCTGGAACGATTGCCTGCAGTTTGTGGTTTATACGATCGGAGCACTGATTGTGCTCGGAATGATTGTAAATCGAGTTCCTGGCGGTCTATCGGAGATCGTCCAATTCGCCAACGAGACGGGCCGCTCTCGGCTGCTCGATTTTTCGTTCGATCCGAATGCTAGCCATATTACGTTCTGGTCGGGGTTGTTCGGCGGAGCCTTTCTGACCTTGGCTACGCATGGGGCGGACCAATTGATCGTGCAGCGATATCTTTGCGCCAAAAATAAACGCTCCGCTGGCTGGGCGCTAGCGCTCAGTGGTCCCTTGGTGATGGTACAGTTTGCGGTGTTCCTTTGCGTCGGTATCGGGCTGGCCTGTTACTTCTCGCACTTCGATTCCGCGCGATTAAATCTTGCCGGCGACCAGGCACTTGCCAACTTCGTAGTGAACGACGTCGGCATCGGTGTGCGTGGAGTGATCCTGGCCGCGGTGTTTGCGGCTGCCATGTCGACTCTTTCGAGTTCGGTGAACTCGTCGGCCAGCTCTCTGCTCGACGATCTAGCCGCGCCTTGGACTCGCGGAATGTCCGACTCAGCAGGGCTCATGGCGGCTCGCGTGACGACTCTGTTCTTCACGATCGCTCAAGCGGGAGTGGCCCTGCTGGCTTACTCTTGGGTAACCGACATGGCGATTGTCGACCAAGTGTTGGCGATCGCCGGATTCTCGGCCGGATTGCTTTTAGGCCTTTATTTCTTGGGGCTTTCGATGGGTACGGCCAAGAGTTGGCAAGCCATCGCAGCGCTGGCCGTAGGGGGCTGTGTGACCGGAACAGCCCTGTTTAATGGAGTAAACGGATTCTGGTTTCCTGTCATTGGCAGTGGAACCACTCTGCTAACGGGCGTGCTTTTAATCAAGCTTTCGCCTTCATCTTCGGAGACAGTTCAATCATGA
- a CDS encoding anhydro-N-acetylmuramic acid kinase: protein MANKKTYKSIGLMSGTSADGVDAALIVSDGEDKVEFYGGLTLPYSQDLRSRLLEASHHNVPTDELLRVEKEVTLHHAQAVKDLVDHLGETAVDVDVIGFHGHTVRHIPREDITLQIGNPWLLKEMTGYPVVFDFRRHDMALGGQGAPLVSMFHQALFAKGDLPALVLNLGGVANITWLGPNNEIIAGDTGPGCGLLDEWVQEMAGLPHDKDGELAKQGQVHQSLVDEALSTEFFQKPLPKSADRFDFDHVDVSGLSVEDGAATLCAVTVQAIAKAVALMPAPPTQVWVTGGGVHHPVMMEQFTEYFKVVKSVDEQGFNPDTLEAECFAWLAIRHLRKLPLSIPETTGCKQPALGGLLAC, encoded by the coding sequence GTGGCAAACAAGAAGACTTACAAATCAATTGGACTGATGAGCGGCACTTCGGCCGACGGTGTGGATGCCGCACTGATTGTTTCCGACGGGGAAGATAAGGTCGAATTTTACGGCGGCCTTACCTTGCCATACTCGCAAGATCTTCGCAGTCGCTTGCTGGAAGCCTCGCATCATAACGTGCCGACCGATGAACTGTTGCGCGTTGAAAAGGAAGTGACCCTGCATCACGCTCAGGCAGTGAAAGACCTTGTCGACCACCTGGGGGAAACCGCCGTTGATGTGGATGTCATTGGTTTTCACGGCCATACCGTGCGGCATATCCCACGCGAAGACATCACTCTTCAAATCGGGAATCCCTGGTTGTTGAAAGAGATGACCGGCTATCCTGTGGTCTTCGACTTCCGTCGTCACGACATGGCGCTCGGCGGTCAGGGGGCTCCGTTAGTGAGCATGTTCCACCAAGCCTTGTTTGCCAAAGGCGATTTGCCGGCTTTGGTGCTCAACTTAGGTGGGGTGGCAAACATCACCTGGCTCGGCCCGAACAACGAAATCATCGCTGGCGATACCGGTCCTGGCTGTGGTCTGCTCGACGAATGGGTGCAGGAAATGGCTGGGCTGCCACACGACAAGGATGGCGAACTGGCCAAGCAAGGCCAGGTGCATCAGTCACTCGTCGACGAAGCACTTTCGACGGAGTTCTTCCAGAAGCCACTGCCGAAGTCGGCCGACCGTTTCGACTTTGATCATGTCGACGTTTCGGGGCTGAGCGTCGAGGATGGAGCAGCTACGCTGTGTGCGGTGACCGTGCAGGCCATTGCCAAGGCTGTTGCTCTGATGCCAGCTCCCCCCACGCAGGTGTGGGTCACCGGCGGCGGTGTTCATCACCCCGTGATGATGGAGCAGTTCACCGAGTACTTCAAAGTAGTCAAGTCGGTCGATGAGCAGGGCTTCAACCCTGATACGCTGGAGGCCGAGTGCTTTGCCTGGTTGGCGATTCGCCATCTGAGGAAGCTGCCGCTTTCGATTCCCGAGACAACCGGTTGCAAGCAACCTGCGTTGGGTGGGCTCTTAGCTTGCTAA
- a CDS encoding exo-beta-N-acetylmuramidase NamZ domain-containing protein — protein sequence MLLVSSQASAEPLPQAAASAVAMRPGFSADIDRAVAEQLEAKKMPGCVVVVGRHGSIVHKQAYGNRSLQPEVEPMTLDTVFDMASLTKPIATSTSIMRLVERGDVRLRDKVTKYFPEFAAHGKDDITVEQLLIHAGGLAPVIATDKFTDDTMESMLKICEMEPVAEPGEVFKYSDLGFLMLGAIVQKASGQPLDEYSREQVFLPLGMQETMFNPNEQLCQRAAITEQVDGTWLQGVVHDPRARKLGGVAGHAGLFSTADDLAIYAQTLLNNGQRNNVSVVLPQTLREWTTPREIAGNKRGLGWDMGSVYSRNRGETMSPKAFGHGGFTGTSMWIDPELDLFVIFLSNRVHPNGKGEVNDLAGRIGTIAASACLNSTPEAPAESSEGKVAQGPVKLGIEVLAANHFDVLEGKRVGLIANHTSCDSQRKSTIEILAEAPEVNLVALFSPEHGLKGVEDHANIGDTTHEATKLPVYSLYGETRKPTKEQLDGVDVIVFDIQDIGCRFYTYLSTMGLAMEAAAEQGKTLVVLDRPNPIGGKLVEGPVLDSGSESFVGFHPIPVRHGMTLGELAQMIKSEKSIDVELIVVKTEGWHREDYQYSTGLPWIDTSPNMRSLTEAVLYPGVGLFETTNVSVGRGTDTPFEVLGAPWIDGNQLAEKINAYQLAGVRVLPVQFTPTASKFEGESCGGVNFVITDWDEFRPVDLAWAIGSSLVELYSEDWESKRFNRLLSNRAVLDALVGGAGPQELKGIYEADLAEFQKRRSQFLAY from the coding sequence TTGTTACTCGTAAGCTCCCAAGCCAGCGCCGAACCGCTGCCGCAAGCGGCTGCTTCGGCCGTGGCCATGCGACCAGGCTTTTCGGCCGACATCGATCGCGCCGTCGCCGAGCAGCTAGAAGCGAAGAAGATGCCAGGTTGTGTGGTGGTGGTCGGCCGCCATGGCAGCATCGTTCACAAGCAGGCGTACGGTAACCGCAGCCTGCAGCCTGAAGTCGAGCCGATGACGCTCGACACCGTGTTCGATATGGCGTCGCTCACCAAACCAATTGCGACCAGCACTAGCATCATGCGATTAGTAGAGCGCGGCGATGTGCGACTTCGTGACAAGGTCACCAAGTACTTTCCCGAATTCGCAGCCCACGGGAAGGATGACATCACGGTCGAGCAATTGCTGATCCATGCTGGTGGGCTGGCGCCGGTGATTGCTACCGACAAGTTCACCGACGACACCATGGAGTCGATGCTCAAGATCTGTGAGATGGAGCCAGTCGCCGAACCGGGCGAAGTCTTCAAGTACTCTGATCTTGGGTTCCTGATGCTAGGAGCAATTGTCCAGAAGGCGTCGGGCCAGCCGCTCGACGAGTACTCGCGAGAGCAAGTGTTTCTGCCGCTCGGCATGCAAGAAACCATGTTCAATCCGAACGAGCAGCTCTGCCAGCGGGCGGCCATCACCGAGCAAGTCGATGGCACCTGGTTGCAAGGTGTGGTGCACGATCCGCGGGCTCGCAAGCTCGGCGGAGTCGCTGGCCATGCAGGGCTGTTCAGCACGGCCGACGACTTGGCCATCTACGCCCAAACGTTGCTTAACAACGGCCAACGTAACAACGTGAGTGTCGTGTTGCCACAGACCTTACGGGAGTGGACTACCCCTCGCGAAATTGCTGGCAACAAACGTGGCTTGGGGTGGGACATGGGCAGCGTCTACTCTCGCAATCGTGGCGAAACCATGAGCCCCAAAGCGTTCGGCCACGGCGGATTCACTGGCACCTCGATGTGGATCGACCCCGAACTCGATTTGTTCGTCATCTTCCTTTCCAACCGGGTGCATCCCAACGGCAAGGGCGAGGTGAACGACCTGGCTGGACGCATCGGAACGATTGCCGCTTCGGCCTGCCTCAACTCCACCCCAGAAGCACCGGCCGAGTCTTCGGAGGGCAAAGTGGCCCAGGGGCCGGTAAAACTCGGGATCGAGGTCTTGGCCGCTAACCATTTCGACGTGCTCGAAGGAAAACGCGTGGGATTGATCGCAAATCACACGAGTTGTGATTCGCAGCGGAAGTCGACCATCGAGATTCTGGCCGAAGCGCCCGAGGTGAATCTGGTCGCCCTCTTCAGCCCAGAGCATGGATTGAAGGGAGTCGAAGATCACGCCAACATCGGCGACACCACCCACGAGGCGACCAAGTTGCCGGTTTACAGCTTATATGGTGAAACCCGAAAGCCGACCAAGGAGCAGCTCGATGGAGTCGATGTCATCGTGTTCGACATTCAGGACATCGGTTGCCGGTTCTACACCTATCTCTCCACCATGGGGCTGGCCATGGAGGCCGCAGCCGAACAAGGCAAGACGTTAGTCGTGCTTGATCGCCCGAATCCCATTGGAGGCAAGTTGGTCGAAGGGCCAGTGCTCGACTCTGGCAGCGAATCGTTCGTCGGGTTTCATCCCATTCCCGTGCGTCACGGGATGACCCTCGGCGAACTGGCACAAATGATAAAATCGGAAAAATCGATCGACGTAGAACTCATCGTCGTAAAGACCGAAGGCTGGCACCGCGAGGACTATCAATACTCGACCGGTTTGCCGTGGATCGATACCTCGCCAAACATGCGTTCGCTCACCGAAGCAGTGCTGTATCCCGGAGTAGGGCTGTTCGAAACCACGAATGTTTCAGTTGGCCGAGGCACTGACACGCCGTTCGAAGTGCTCGGTGCTCCCTGGATCGACGGCAATCAGTTGGCCGAGAAAATCAACGCTTACCAACTCGCCGGAGTGCGGGTACTACCGGTGCAATTCACTCCCACGGCCAGTAAGTTCGAGGGAGAAAGCTGCGGCGGGGTGAACTTCGTCATCACCGATTGGGACGAATTTCGCCCTGTCGATCTGGCTTGGGCCATTGGATCGAGCCTTGTTGAATTATACTCGGAAGATTGGGAATCCAAGCGATTCAATCGTCTGCTCTCCAATCGGGCGGTGCTCGATGCACTCGTCGGCGGCGCAGGTCCACAAGAGCTCAAGGGTATTTATGAGGCCGATTTGGCCGAGTTCCAAAAACGACGTTCACAATTTCTCGCCTATTGA
- a CDS encoding N-acetylglucosamine kinase, with protein sequence MKNPTDDTSRDSESSLCLVVDGGGTKTNCQMLRQQGAEFKVLGVGSTTGCNPAELGIEAAGRAILAAIRQATAEAGISDLSAIDRAALAVAGTLDDTIRSQLETQLAALFPAKACRVFPDVLPYALHGPDVEQSVAVVAGTGSVAIARQSLNTYSLVGGWGYLLGDEGSGYAIGREALRLALMQLETGVPISPLTDRVLGMVQAKCAADIKRYVYGGEPPRRSIAAVARTVIELQAAGSPECDHLLDRAATSLASLARRAASMVDTPWETISISGTGGILTAGEVVWGKFEKALQVLGHHGPVEQLDCSMTACRQLLDRQVFAAPFSIQS encoded by the coding sequence TTGAAAAACCCAACCGACGACACCTCTCGTGATTCGGAGAGCAGCCTCTGCTTGGTGGTAGATGGAGGGGGCACGAAGACCAATTGCCAGATGCTTCGGCAACAGGGAGCGGAGTTCAAGGTGCTGGGAGTCGGCAGCACGACCGGATGCAATCCCGCCGAGTTAGGTATCGAAGCCGCGGGTCGGGCCATTCTGGCTGCGATTCGCCAGGCGACTGCCGAGGCAGGCATTAGCGATCTCTCAGCAATCGATCGAGCCGCCCTGGCTGTGGCCGGTACCCTGGACGACACCATCCGCAGTCAACTGGAAACGCAACTGGCCGCGCTCTTTCCGGCGAAGGCCTGCCGCGTGTTTCCCGATGTACTGCCTTACGCCCTTCACGGGCCAGATGTGGAGCAATCGGTTGCGGTCGTCGCCGGCACAGGCTCGGTAGCGATCGCTCGCCAGTCGCTTAACACCTACTCCCTGGTGGGGGGCTGGGGCTACCTGCTGGGTGATGAAGGCAGTGGCTACGCCATTGGGCGCGAAGCCTTGCGTCTGGCTCTCATGCAACTGGAGACGGGCGTGCCGATCTCGCCGCTCACCGATCGAGTGCTGGGGATGGTGCAGGCCAAATGTGCGGCCGACATCAAACGTTACGTCTACGGTGGCGAACCTCCCCGACGATCGATTGCCGCCGTGGCGCGTACGGTCATCGAGTTACAGGCGGCCGGAAGCCCCGAGTGCGATCACCTTCTCGACCGGGCTGCGACGTCGCTGGCCAGCCTGGCTCGGCGGGCGGCGTCGATGGTGGATACTCCTTGGGAGACGATCAGCATCTCCGGAACCGGCGGCATCCTCACCGCAGGCGAGGTGGTCTGGGGCAAGTTCGAAAAAGCCCTTCAAGTGCTAGGGCATCACGGTCCCGTCGAACAACTCGACTGCAGCATGACCGCTTGTCGCCAACTACTTGATCGCCAAGTATTTGCCGCCCCATTCAGTATTCAAAGTTAG
- a CDS encoding AraC family transcriptional regulator, whose translation MKKLGNETSKLTFRQIAILIETESTWGRKVIRGIANYVEKGMPWHLLIDPRDHEHRSALPDGWRGDGVIARIANRIQCSQLLATGLPIVDVDDVFTDAPGVARVNTDEVALAALALEHLTSRGFTDFAYFAPPSHRYSTARGDAFAEAVKEAGYECHHYRPGYRAGRKISWDEQQRRVNRWLTSLPRPVAVFAVDAYHAHQLAEICHFSEIRIPDEIAILAGDTDDLLCDVSSPPLSSVSMASERIGYEAAELLHQMLEGEANPKESRLVRPHGVTSRHSTDVLSIDDPLVVQALRYIQQHAHHGIGVQDILREVPISRRSLEIQLRSYLGRSPAEEIRRVRLERGRELLGKREMSITEIALASGFSDATRFGIAFRKQFGSTPRSFRKTLFAE comes from the coding sequence ATGAAGAAACTGGGCAACGAGACCTCCAAACTTACTTTTCGGCAAATAGCGATCCTCATCGAGACGGAGTCGACGTGGGGCCGTAAGGTGATTCGTGGAATCGCTAACTATGTCGAGAAAGGGATGCCTTGGCATCTGCTGATCGATCCGCGCGACCACGAGCATCGCTCCGCGCTTCCCGACGGTTGGCGCGGCGATGGTGTGATTGCCCGCATCGCCAATCGCATTCAATGCAGCCAACTGCTGGCCACTGGTCTTCCGATTGTGGACGTCGACGACGTGTTTACCGACGCCCCTGGTGTTGCGCGAGTCAATACCGACGAGGTGGCCTTGGCCGCACTTGCCTTGGAACATCTCACTTCGCGTGGGTTCACCGACTTCGCTTACTTTGCTCCTCCGAGTCATCGATATAGCACCGCCCGCGGTGATGCGTTTGCCGAAGCGGTGAAAGAAGCTGGCTACGAGTGCCACCACTACCGCCCTGGCTACCGCGCGGGCCGAAAGATTAGCTGGGACGAACAACAACGGCGCGTAAATCGCTGGCTCACCTCGCTTCCGCGCCCCGTAGCGGTGTTTGCGGTGGATGCGTATCACGCGCATCAACTTGCGGAGATCTGCCACTTCTCCGAAATCCGCATCCCCGACGAAATCGCCATTCTGGCAGGCGATACCGACGACCTGCTTTGCGATGTATCGAGCCCTCCCCTCTCCTCGGTGTCGATGGCGAGCGAGCGGATCGGCTACGAAGCGGCCGAGCTGCTTCATCAGATGCTAGAGGGCGAAGCGAATCCCAAAGAATCGCGTTTGGTACGACCGCATGGGGTGACAAGCCGCCATTCGACCGATGTGTTGTCGATCGACGACCCCTTAGTGGTGCAGGCGCTTCGTTACATTCAACAACACGCCCATCACGGCATCGGGGTGCAGGACATCCTGCGCGAAGTCCCCATTTCGCGTCGCAGCCTTGAAATCCAATTGCGGTCTTACCTCGGTCGTTCGCCGGCTGAAGAGATACGCCGAGTCCGCTTGGAACGTGGACGCGAACTTCTGGGCAAACGCGAGATGTCGATTACCGAAATCGCACTCGCTTCGGGCTTCTCGGATGCCACACGATTTGGCATCGCGTTCCGCAAGCAATTTGGTTCGACCCCGCGTAGCTTCCGCAAAACGCTGTTTGCAGAATAA